One Calditrichia bacterium DNA window includes the following coding sequences:
- a CDS encoding sigma-70 family RNA polymerase sigma factor, which translates to MSKMLWLEQFRNLSTAQTWQDIASDTMICLYETYKFRLNDIEDSSKLRGLIYTMLRNRYLQLIQQQKRREELTFEGFGQIEDYYFSKSEHTQQKNFVFLINKYLQKLRVWDEKRWVIFQIWLRLHYPLPNDDFQKKLGDVEQFKICSSTETELIAELIRQFITNSPESLGISAKTLTALRGENKLNTIKSDVRRAKYFLRGCDFQLSDSKNPIEINRHKFISCVKLKIYGSDNVYPAIHGSCIPQ; encoded by the coding sequence GGATACGATGATCTGTTTATACGAAACTTACAAATTCAGGCTTAACGACATCGAGGACAGCTCAAAACTTCGCGGGCTGATTTACACCATGTTGCGAAATCGCTATTTGCAATTGATACAACAACAAAAACGGCGTGAGGAACTAACGTTTGAAGGTTTCGGGCAAATTGAAGATTATTATTTTTCGAAATCTGAACATACTCAGCAGAAAAACTTTGTGTTCCTAATCAACAAATATTTGCAAAAATTACGCGTATGGGATGAAAAACGATGGGTGATTTTTCAGATTTGGCTGCGATTGCACTACCCTTTGCCAAACGATGATTTTCAAAAAAAACTGGGGGATGTTGAGCAATTTAAAATTTGCAGTTCGACAGAAACAGAGCTGATCGCAGAGTTAATCAGACAATTCATCACCAATTCACCGGAATCTTTGGGAATCTCCGCCAAAACCCTAACTGCTTTACGCGGTGAGAACAAATTGAATACCATTAAATCGGATGTGCGCCGGGCGAAATATTTTTTGCGAGGGTGCGATTTTCAACTATCTGATTCCAAAAATCCGATAGAAATTAATCGACATAAATTTATAAGTTGTGTTAAACTAAAAATCTACGGAAGTGACAATGTTTATCCCGCTATTCACGGTAGTTGCATCCCCCAATAA